A window of Aquibium oceanicum genomic DNA:
CCCTTCGGGAAGATCCCCGCCTTCGAGCACGGATCGCTGCGCCTATTCGAGACCGCGGCGATCGCGCGCTACGTCGACGAGGCGTTTCCTGGCCCGGCGTTGCAGCCGGCGGACGTCGCCGAACGCGCGGTGATGAACCAGATTGTCGGCCTCCTCGACGCCTACGCCTACCGCACGCTGGTGTGGGACATCTATGTGGAAGCCGTGTCGAAGCCGCGCGAAGGCGGCGCCACGGACGCGGCGAAAGTGGCGGCCGCCCTGCCCCGCGCCCGTACCTGCCTCGAGACGCTGGAACGTCTCAAGCGGCCGGGGCCATGGCTCCTCGGCGAGCAACTCACGCTGGCGGACCTGCACGCGGCACCCATGTTCGCCTATTTCGTTCAGGCGAGCGAAGGCCGTGACATGCTCGCGGAGTTCCCCGGGCTGGGCGGTTGGTGGGAAGGCATCCGGGTGCGCGACAGCTTTATGAAGACGAACGAAGGAGATTGAGCGACGCCCGCCCGGTCTACCTCTATACCGCCCCGATACTTTAATATTCAGTGATATATAGAATAATGTCGCTCCGTTGTTGATGGATAACCATCAATCGCAATAGTCACCCCTCCCGCACCGCCAATATTTCTGCTTCACACCGTGATTCGGAACGGATAAATGTTTCGTGGGGATTCTTGCGGGGAAGCAAACATGCAGAAGAAACTTGCGGCCGAGTTCCTCGGCACGTTCTGGCTCGTATTCGGGGGATGCGGGAGCGCGGTGCTTGCCGCGGCATTTCCGGAGGTGGGAATCGGTCTCGTCGGGGTGTCGCTCGCCTTCGGTCTCACCGTCCTGACCATGGCCTATGCGGTCGGCGGCATATCCGGCGGACATTTCAACC
This region includes:
- a CDS encoding glutathione S-transferase family protein, which translates into the protein MAAERPRLFGAAYSVYVRIARLALIEKGVDHELVPVDIFSPEGIPDWYRERHPFGKIPAFEHGSLRLFETAAIARYVDEAFPGPALQPADVAERAVMNQIVGLLDAYAYRTLVWDIYVEAVSKPREGGATDAAKVAAALPRARTCLETLERLKRPGPWLLGEQLTLADLHAAPMFAYFVQASEGRDMLAEFPGLGGWWEGIRVRDSFMKTNEGD